The Flammeovirga pectinis genomic interval GCGACCTTCATACCTCCATGAGTAGGGAAGTTACCTGTGAAGTACCAATCTCCAAGGTGATGAGGGCAGGCTTCGTGTAAGTTATCTACTGTTTGATAGATTACTTCTACATCAGCTTTAATGTGATCAAGTTTTATGATTTCAGCAATTTCTTGACTGATTTCCTCGTCAGAGAATTGATCATAAAGTGTTTGTACTAAATTCTCATCAATTACATCTTTACGAAGAATTGATTTAGAACGATAATACACTTCATCCAATAGCTCGTCCATGTTTCTTTTTTTCACCAATTTGATCATTGCTCTAAAAGCAACAAACTCCTTCATCTTAGACATATTGATACCATAGCAATCAGGATATCTAATTTGAGGTGCTGAAGAAACAACAATAATACGTTTTGGTTCTAATCTATCTAACATCTGAATGATAGATTTTTCTAGAGTAGTACCTCTTACGATAGAATCATCGATAACTACAAGAGTATCAACTTTCTTTTTAATTACTTCGTAAGTCGTATCATATACGTGAGCAACCATGTCGTCACGCATAGTATCGTCTGCAATAAATGTACGCGCTTTAACGTCTTTAATTACAAGCTTTTCTTGTCTTGGACGGAACGTCATCATCTTTTCAAGCTCCTCTCCAGATACGCCATTTTCAATAGCTTCTAGACGTTTCTTTACAAGATATTTATCCATTCCTGCCATCATACCTAAAAATGCTGTTTCAGCAGTGTTAGGGATATAAGAGAAAACAGTATTTTCAAGGTCGTAGTCTAAAGCTTTAAGTACTTTAGGTACAAGAAGTTCACCTAATTTTTTACGCTCTTCGTAAATTGCAGGATCAGTTCCACGAGAGAAATAGATACGCTCAAAACTACAAGATAGCTTTTCTTGAGGCGTTAAATATTCTTTCTCTTCGTAAGAAGAATCTTTGTTTACAATTAAAGCATGACCAGGTTGAATTTCTTTGATTAGATCATAATCTGCATTAAAAGCGGTTTTAATAGCCGTTTTTTCTGATGCTACAACAACAATTTCATCATCAGCATAGTAGTATGCTGGACGAATGCCGTTTACATCTCTTGCTACAAAACTTCCGCCATAACCAGTTAGACCCATGATAGCATAACCACCATCAAAATCCTTACACGAACGAGTTAGTACCTTGCATAGATCAAGTTCTTCCTCAATTTTGTTCGAAATTTCAATATTAGTTAAACCAGAGTTGTTGTTTTTTTGGAAGAGATCTTGTACTTCTAAATCCAAAAAATGACCGATTTTTTCCATCACAGTAACAGTATCCACATTTTCTTTTGGATGCTGACCAAGGTGAACAAGCTTGTCGAAAAGCTCGTCAACATTTGTCATGTTAAAGTTACCGGCCATGATGAGTTGTCTGCTTCTCCAATTGTTATTACGCATGAAGGGGTGACAGTGAGCAATTGTATTTTTACCATGAGTACCATAACGAAGGTGTCCCATGTATACATCGCCCATAAAAGGGATGTTTTGTCTGAGGTAGTCAGCATCGAAGTACTTCGTGTTGTCTTTGCTGATCTTGTTTAGTTTTTTGCCTACCTTTTTGAAGATGTCGTTAATTGGATCTGCTTCCACTGACCGAGCTCTATCTACAAATGGAAATCCCGGTTCTAAGTCTAGTTTAATACTAGCAATACCGGCTCCATCTTGACCACGGTTGCGTTGCTTCTCCATCAAAAGGTACATCTTGCTGATAGCATACGTTGGAGTACCATATTTCTCAATAAAATAAGAAAGAGGTTTCCTAAGTCGTAGCATTGCAATGCCACACTCGTGTTTTATGACTTCACTCACTGGACTATAGAGGTTTAAGTTAAATCCTGCACAAAAAAAGTCTTAT includes:
- a CDS encoding amidophosphoribosyltransferase, giving the protein MSEVIKHECGIAMLRLRKPLSYFIEKYGTPTYAISKMYLLMEKQRNRGQDGAGIASIKLDLEPGFPFVDRARSVEADPINDIFKKVGKKLNKISKDNTKYFDADYLRQNIPFMGDVYMGHLRYGTHGKNTIAHCHPFMRNNNWRSRQLIMAGNFNMTNVDELFDKLVHLGQHPKENVDTVTVMEKIGHFLDLEVQDLFQKNNNSGLTNIEISNKIEEELDLCKVLTRSCKDFDGGYAIMGLTGYGGSFVARDVNGIRPAYYYADDEIVVVASEKTAIKTAFNADYDLIKEIQPGHALIVNKDSSYEEKEYLTPQEKLSCSFERIYFSRGTDPAIYEERKKLGELLVPKVLKALDYDLENTVFSYIPNTAETAFLGMMAGMDKYLVKKRLEAIENGVSGEELEKMMTFRPRQEKLVIKDVKARTFIADDTMRDDMVAHVYDTTYEVIKKKVDTLVVIDDSIVRGTTLEKSIIQMLDRLEPKRIIVVSSAPQIRYPDCYGINMSKMKEFVAFRAMIKLVKKRNMDELLDEVYYRSKSILRKDVIDENLVQTLYDQFSDEEISQEIAEIIKLDHIKADVEVIYQTVDNLHEACPHHLGDWYFTGNFPTHGGMKVANQAFVNYMEGKEIRAY